One Mytilus trossulus isolate FHL-02 chromosome 5, PNRI_Mtr1.1.1.hap1, whole genome shotgun sequence DNA segment encodes these proteins:
- the LOC134717828 gene encoding collagen alpha-1(IV) chain-like translates to MLEGIFIITVFHERTQGDKGMTGLKGTQGDKGTVGDKGTEGDKGMTGKKGTIGDKGEKGTQGDKGMTGPEGTQGDKGTKGMKGETGYKGMKGMQGMKGVKGMKGDKGTLGDKGTDGDKGTQGDKGMTGGKGTTGDKGMTGQKGTLGDKGTKGMKGETGYKGMKGMQGMKGLKGMKGSKGTDGDKGMTGQKGTQGDKGDTGEKGTQGDKGTKGMKGETGYKGMKGMQGMKGVKGMKGSKGTDGDKGVTGNKGTVGDKGAIGEDGPKGPSGTQGDKGMKGAKGTQGDMGTKGMKGETGYKGMKGMQGMKGVKGMKGAKGTEGDKGTDGDKGTQGDKGMIGEKGTQGDKGMIGMKGTQGDKGMKGETGYKGMKGMQGMKGAKGVKGTQGDKGTTGDKGTLGDKGTQGDKGTLGDKGMKGETGYKGMKGMQGMKGIKGAKGTQGDKGTTGDKGTLGDKGTQGDKGTLGDKGMTGNKGTDGDKGQPGTQGDKGTKGMKGETGYKGMKGMQGMKGVKGMKGSKGTDGDKGEKGTLGDKGMTGPKGTQGDKGTTGDKGTIGDKGTQGDKGTNGDKGTTGDKGTLGDKGETGEKGTQGDKGIKGMKGETGYKGMKGMQGMKGVKGMKGSKGTYGDKGTDGDKGTQGDKGMPGEQGTQGDKGTKGMKGETGYKGMKGMQGMKGVKGIKGTQGDKGTQGDKGNVNFVFLYLYFLLSGSSVLHSAILVFTDRPTCGDGTQGDKGQKGTLGDKGEKGTDGDKGETGNKGTQGDKGTTGDKGTLGDKGETGEKGTLGDKGTKGMKGETGYKGMKGMQGMKGVKGMKGSKGTDGDKGEKGTLGDKGMTGPKGTQGDKGTTGDKGTLGDKGMKGNKGTDGDKGTNGDKGTLGDKGETGEKGTQGDKGIKGMKGETGYKGMKGMQGMKGVKGMKGSKGTDGDKGEKGTQGDKGIKGMKGETGYKGMKGMQGMKGVKGMKGNKGTDGDKGTDGDKGTLGDKGETGEKGTQGDQGIKGMKGETGYKGMKGMQGMKGVKGMKGSKGTDGDKGLPGTQGDKGMTGNEGTDGDKGTAGDKGTLGDKGMTGEKGTQGDKGMTGLKGTQGDKGMTGNKGTDGDKGAPGVVGPKGTQGDKGAKGMKGETGYKGMKGMQGMKGVKGMKGSKGTDGDKGTNGDKGTTGDKGTQGDKGMTGLKGTQGDKGMKGEKGTLGDKGMTGNKGTQGDKGEKGETGNKGTQGDKGMTGTKGTQGDKGTKGMKGETGYKGMKGMQGMKGVKGMKGSKGTDGDKGTDGDKGTDGDKGMTGEKGTLGDKGMTGEKGTQGDKGIEGPQGAEGTKGMKGETGYKGIKGMQGMKGVKGMKGEKGTVGDKGMTGEKGTLGDKGMTGEKGTQGDLGEKGTQGDKGTKGMKGETGYKGMKGMQGMKGVKGMKGQKGTDGDKGTLGDKGMTGTKGTQGDKGMTGSKGTQGDKGMIGTQGDKGMSGEKGTQGDKGTKGMKGETGYKGMKGMQGMKGVKGMEGEKGTQGDKGMTGLKGTQGDKGIIGEKGTQGDQGAKGMKGETGYKGMKGMQGMKGVKGMAGEKGTQGDKGTDGDKGTQGDKGMTGLKGTQGDKGMTGEKGTQGDLGEKGTQGDKGTKGMKGETGYKGMKGMQGMKGVKGMKGQKGTDGDKGTLGDKGMTGTKGTQGDKGMTGPKGTQGDKGMIGTQGDKGMKGETGYKGMKGMQGMKGVKGMKGSKGTDGDKGMTGEKGTQGDKGMTGEKGTLGDKGMAGAKGTQGDKGMTGTQGTQGDKGTKGMKGETGYKGMKGMQGMKGVKGMKGSKGTDGDKGTDGDKGVKGETGSKGTQGDKGTDGDKGTIGDKGTQGDIGTKGMKGETGYKGMKGMQGMKGVKGMKGSKGTDGDKGTDGDKGTLGDKGTQGDKGTLGDKGMNGAKGTLGDKGAPGDGGGKGTQGDKGMTGTKGTQGDKGTKGMKGETGYKGMKGMQGMKGVKGMKGSKGTYGDKGTDGDKGTVGDKGNTGDKGTLGDKGMTGEKGTQGDKGQEGPQGAEGPKGMKGETGYKGMKGMQGMKGVKGMKGEKGTLGDKGMTGNKGTQGDKGMTGNKGEKGSGGTQGDKGMPGTQGDKGVKGMKGETGYKGMKGMQGMKGVKGMKGDKGTLGDKGMTGTKGTTGDKGTQGDKGMPGTQGDKGGTGTQGDKGVKGMKGTDGDKGMTGEKGTLGDKGMTGNKGTQGDKGMTGVKGTQGDKGIQGAEGTQGDKGAKGMKGETGYKGMKGMQGMKGVKGMTGSKGTQGDKGTDGDKGTVGDKGMTGMKGTQGDIGVKGMKGETGYKGMKGMQGMKGVKGMKGQKGTDGDKGQPGEDGSKGTFGDKGATGEDGRTRI, encoded by the exons ATGCTAGAGGGAATATTCATTATCACTGTGTTCCATGAAA gaaCACAAGGAGACAAAGGAATGACAGGACTAAAAGGAACACAAGGAGATAAGGGAACTGTAGGAGACAAGGGAACAGAAGGCGACAAAGGAATGACGGGAAAAAAGGGAACTATCGGAGATAAAGGTGAAAAGGGAACACAAGGAGATAAAGGAATGACAGGACCAGAAGGAACACAGGGCGATAAGGGAACGAAAGGAATGAAAGGCGAAACAGGTTACAAAGGAATGAAAGGAATGCAGGGAATGAAAGGAGTTAAAGGAATGAAAGGAGACAAAGGGACATTAGGTGACAAGGGAACTGATGGAGATAAAGGAACGCAAGGAGATAAAGGAATGACAGGAGGAAAAGGAACCACGGGTGATAAGGGTATGACAGGTCAAAAGGGAACATTAGGTGATAAAGGAACGAAAGGAATGAAAGGCGAGACAGGCTATAAAGGTATGAAAGGAATGCAAGGAATGAAAGGATTGAAAGGAATGAAGGGATCTAAAGGAACAGATGGAGACAAAGGTATGACAGGACAGAAGGGAACACAAGGAGATAAAGGTGATACAGGTGAAAAAGGAACACAAGGCGATAAAGGAACTAAAGGAATGAAAGGCGAAACAGGCTACAAAGGAATGAAGGGAATGCAAGGAATGAAAGGAGTTAAAGGAATGAAGGGATCAAAAGGAACAGATGGAGATAAAGGAGTGACTGGTAATAAAGGCACAGTTGGCGACAAAGGAGCAATAGGAGAAGATGGACCAAAAGGTCCATCGGGAACGCAAGGTGACAAAGGAATGAAAGGCGCAAAGGGAACCCAAGGAGATATGGGAACAAAAGGAATGAAAGGCGAGACAGGTTACAAAGGAATGAAAGGAATGCAGGGAATGAAAGGTGTGAAAGGAATGAAAGGTGCAAAAGGAACAGAAGGCGACAAAGGAACTGATGGAGACAAAGGAACGCAAGGAGATAAAGGAATGATAGGAGAGAAAGGAACACAAGGGGACAAAGGAATGATAGGCATGAAAGGAACTCAAGGAGATAAAGGAATGAAAGGAGAAACCGGCTACAAAGGCATGAAAGGTATGCAAGGAATGAAGGGTGCAAAAGGAGTGAAAGGAACACAAGGCGACAAGGGAACGACAGGCGACAAAGGAACACTAGGAGACAAAGGAACACAAGGAGACAAAGGAACTCTAGGAGATAAAGGAATGAAAGGAGAAACAGGCTACAAAGGCATGAAAGGTATGCAAGGAATGAAGGGTATCAAAGGAGCGAAAGGAACACAAGGTGACAAGGGAACGACAGGCGACAAAGGAACATTAGGAGACAAAGGAACACAAGGAGACAAAGGAACTCTAGGAGATAAAGGAATGACAGGAAACAAGGGAACCGATGGAGATAAAGGACAACCAG GAACACAAGGTGATAAAGGGACTAAAGGTATGAAAGGAGAAACTGGATACAAGGGTATGAAGGGAATGCAGGGTATGAAAGGAGTTAAAGGAATGAAGGGATCAAAAGGAACAGATGGTGATAAAGGAGAAAAGGGAACTCTAGGTGACAAAGGAATGACAGGACCAAAGGGAACACAGGGAGATAAAGGAACGACAGGGGATAAAGGAACTATTGGAGATAAAGGAACACAAGGAGACAAGGGAACCAATGGAGATAAAGGAACGACAGGAGATAAAGGAACACTAGGAGATAAAGGGGAAACAGGAGAAAAAGGAACACAAGGTGATAAAGGAATTAAAGGAATGAAAGGAGAAACAGGATACAAGGGTATGAAGGGAATGCAGGGTATGAAAGGAGTTAAAGGAATGAAGGGATCCAAAGGAACATATGGTGATAAAGGAACTGATGGAGATAAAGGAACGCAAGGAGATAAAGGGATGCCAGGAGAGCAAGGAACACAAGGAGATAAAGGAACTAAAGGAATGAAAGGAGAAACGGGATATAAAGGCATGAAAGGAATGCAAGGAATGAAAGGTGTTAAGGGAATTAAAGGAACACAGGGAGATAAAGGAACACAAGGAGATAAAGGtaatgtaaattttgtttttttgtatttatattttttattgtctgGAAGCTCGGTGTTACACAGTGCAATCTTAGTATTTACGGATCGACCTACAT GTGGTGACGGTACACAAGGAGACAAGGGACAAAAAGGAACACTGGGTGATAAAGGAGAAAAAGGTACTGATGGAGACAAAGGTGAAACAGGGAATAAGGGAACACAAGGTGATAAAGGGACGACAGGAGATAAAGGAACACTTGGAGATAAAGGGGAAACAGGAGAAAAGGGAACACTAGGTGATAAAGGGACTAAAGGAATGAAAGGAGAAACAGGATACAAGGGTATGAAGGGAATGCAGGGTATGAAAGGAGTTAAAGGAATGAAAGGGTCCAAAGGAACAGATGGTGATAAAGGAGAAAAGGGAACTCTAGGTGACAAAGGAATGACAGGACCAAAGGGAACACAGGGAGATAAAGGAACGACAGGGGATAAAGGAACTCTTGGAGATAAAGGAATGAAAGGAAACAAGGGAACCGACGGAGACAAAGGAACAAACGGTGACAAAGGAACACTGGGAGATAAAGGGGAAACAGGAGAAAAAGGAACACAAGGTGATAAAGGAATCAAAGGAATGAAGGGAGAAACAGGATACAAGGGTATGAAGGGAATGCAGGGAATGAAAGGAGTTAAAGGAATGAAAGGGTCCAAAGGAacagatggtgacaagggagaAAAAGGAACACAAGGTGATAAAGGAATTAAAGGAATGAAAGGAGAAACAGGATACAAGGGTATGAAGGGAATGCAGGGTATGAAAGGCGTTAAAGGAATGAAAGGCAACAAGGGAACCGACGGTGACAAAGGAACAGACGGTGACAAAGGAACACTTGGAGATAAAGGGGAAACCGGAGAAAAAGGAACACAAGGTGACCAAGGAATCAAAGGAATGAAGGGAGAAACAGGATACAAGGGTATGAAAGGAATGCAGGGTATGAAAGGAGTCAAAGGAATGAAGGGATCAAAAGGAACAGATGGTGACAAAGGGTTACCAGGAACACAGGGTGATAAAGGGATGACAGGAAATGAAGGAACTGACGGTGACAAAGGAACAGCGGGCGATAAAGGAACACTTGGTGATAAGGGAATGACTGGTGAAAAGGGAACACAAGGAGACAAAGGCATGACTGGTCTGAAAGGAACACAAGGAGACAAGGGCATGACAGGAAATAAGGGAACAGATGGAGATAAAG GAGCGCCAGGAGTTGTTGGACCAAAAGGAACACAAGGAGACAAAGGAGCCAAAGGAATGAAGGGAGAGACGGGATATAAAGGCATGAAAGGAATGCAGGGAATGAAAGGCGTCAAAGGGATGAAAGGATCAAAAGGAACAGATGGTGACAAAGGAACAAATGGAGACAAAGGAACTACTGGAGATAAAGGAACACAAGGAGACAAAGGAATGACAGGACTAAAAGGAACACAAGGAGATAAAGGAATGAAAGGAGAAAAGGGGACATTAGGGGATAAAGGAATGACAGGAAATAAGGGTACACAGGGTGATAAAGGCGAAAAGGGCGAAACTGGAAATAAag GTACGCAGGGAGACAAAGGAATGACTGGCACCAAGGGTACACAAGGAGATAAGGGAACTAAAGGAATGAAGGGAGAAACGGGATATAAAGGTATGAAAGGAATGCAGGGAATGAAAGGCGTAAAAGGAATGAAGGGATCAAAAGGAacagatggtgacaagggaactgATGGAGACAAAGGAACTGATGGAGACAAAGGAATGACCGGCGAAAAGGGAACACTAGGAGATAAGGGAATGACAGGAGAAAAAGGAACACAAGGAGATAAGGGAATTGAAGGACCACAAGGTGCTGAAGGAACTAAAGGAATGAAGGGAGAGACGGGATATAAAGGCATAAAAGGAATGCAGGGTATGAAAGGGGTAAAAGGAATGAAGGGAGAAAAGGGAACTGTTGGAGACAAAGGAATGACCGGCGAAAAAGGAACACTAGGAGATAAGGGAATGACAGGAGAAAAGGGAACACAAGGTGATTTAGGTGAAAAGGGCACACAGGGCGATAAAGGAACAAAGGGAATGAAGGGAGAGACGGGATATAAAGGAATGAAGGGAATGCAAGGAATGAAAGGTGTCAAGGGAATGAAAGGTCAGAAAGGAACAGACGGAGATAAAGGAACTCTTGGAGATAAAGGTATGACAGGAACAAAAGGAACACAAGGTGATAAGGGAATGACTGGGTCAAAGGGAACACAAGGTGATAAGGGTATGATCGGTACGCAAGGAGATAAAGGAATGTCAGGAGAGAAGGGAACACAAGGTGATAAAGGTACAAAGGGAATGAAAGGGGAAACAGGATACAAAGGAATGAAAGGAATGCAGGGAATGAAAGGTGTTAAAGGCATGGAAGGCGAAAAAGGAACACAAGGAGACAAAGGAATGACTGGATTGAAGGGAACACAAGGAGATAAAGGAATTATAGGAGAGAAGGGAACGCAAGGTGATCAAGGTGCAAAGGGAATGAAAGGCGAGACAGGCTATAAAGGTATGAAAGGAATGCAGGGAATGAAAGGTGTTAAAGGCATGGCAGGCGAGAAAGGAACACAAGGTGACAAAGGAACTGATGGAGATAAAGGAACACAAGGAGATAAAGGAATGACCGGCTTGAAAGGAACTCAAGGAGACAAAGGAATGACAGGAGAAAAGGGAACACAAGGGGATTTAGGAGAAAAGGGCACACAGGGCGATAAAGGAACAAAGGGAATGAAGGGAGAGACGGGATATAAAGGAATGAAGGGAATGCAAGGAATGAAAGGTGTCAAGGGAATGAAAGGTCAGAAAGGCACAGACGGTGATAAAGGAACTCTGGGAGATAAAGGTATGACAGGAACTAAAGGAACACAAGGAGATAAAGGAATGACTGGACCAAAGGGAACACAAGGCGATAAGGGTATGATCGGTACGCAAGGAGACAAAGGAATGAAGGGAGAGACGGGATATAAAGGCATGAAAGGAATGCAGGGAATGAAAGGTGTCAAAGGGATGAAAGGATCAAAAGGAACAGATGGAGACAAGGGTATGACCGGAGAAAAAGGAACACAAGGTGACAAGGGTATGACTGGAGAAAAAGGAACGCTAGGTGACAAAGGAATGGCTGGAGCAAAAGGAACCCAAGGGGATAAAGGAATGACAGGAACACAAGGAACACAAGGCGATAAGGGAACCAAAGGAATGAAAGGAGAGACGGGATATAAAGGCATGAAAGGAATGCAGGGAATGAAAGGCGTTAAAGGAATGAAGGGATCAAAAGGAACAGATGGTGACAAAGGAACTGATGGCGATAAAG GGGTCAAGGGTGAAACTGGATCTAAGGGAACACAAGGGGACAAAGGAACAGATGGTGATAAGGGCACAATAGGCGACAAAGGAACTCAAGGCGATATAGGAACCAAAGGAATGAAGGGAGAAACAGGATACAAAGGAATGAAAGGAATGCAGGGAATGAAAGGCGTCAAAGGAATGAAGGGGTCAAAAGGAacagatggtgacaagggaacggaTGGCGATAAAGGAACACTGGGAGATAAAGGAACACAAGGAGACAAAGGCACACTAGGTGACAAAGGGATGAATGGAGCAAAGGGTACACTAGGTGATAAAGGTGCACCTGGCGATGGAGGAGGCAAAG GAACGCAAGGAGACAAAGGAATGACCGGCACAAAAGGGACACAAGGAGATAAAGGAACTAAAGGAATGAAGGGAGAAACGGGATATAAAGGTATGAAAGGAATGCAGGGCATGAAAGGAGTCAAAGGAATGAAGGGATCAAAAGGAACatatggtgacaagggaactgATGGAGACAAAGGAACTGTAGGAGACAAAGGAAATACTGGGGACAAAGGAACATTAGGAGATAAGGGAATGACAGGAGAAAAAGGAACACAAGGAGATAAGGGACAGGAAGGACCACAAGGTGCTGAAGGACCTAAAGGAATGAAGGGAGAGACGGGATATAAAGGCATGAAAGGAATGCAGGGTATGAAAGGAGTCAAAGGAATGAAGGGAGAAAAGGGAACTCTGGGAGACAAAGGAATGACCGGAAATAAAGGAACACAAGGAGATAAAGGAATGACCGGTAATAAGGGAGAGAAAGGATCTGGAGGTACACAAGGAGACAAAGGAATGCCAGGAACACAGGGTGACAAGGGTGTCAAGGGAATGAAAGGCGAGACAGGATACAAAGGAATGAAGGGAATGCAAGGAATGAAAGGAGTTAAAGGCATGAAGGGAGATAAAGGTACACTAGGAGACAAGGGTATGACTGGCACAAAAGGAACTACAGGAGACAAAGGAACACAAGGAGACAAAGGAA
- the LOC134717829 gene encoding collagen alpha-1(II) chain-like codes for MKEQRNGLPYNFGNFEKKNEERVKGTVGDKGTTGDKGTQGDKGTTGDKGTQGDKGMTGLKGTQGDKGTKGMKGETGYKGMKGMQGMKGIKGMKGSKGTQGDKGTDGDKGMTGSKGTTGDKGTDGDKGTDGDKGMTGLKGTQGDKGTTGDKGATGNKGTQGDKGTKGMKGETGYKGMKGMQGMKGVKGMKGSKGTYGDKGTDGDKGMKGMKGTTGDKGETGFKGPVGPKGTIGDKGMTGMKGTQGDKGAKGMKGETGYKGMKGMQGMKGVKGMKGEKGTYGDKGTDGDKGTQGDKGVTGQKGTIGDKGVKGTQGDKGADGTPGTQGDKGMTGMKGTQGDKGTKGMKGETGYKGMKGMQGMKGIKGMKGSKGTQGDKGMTGEKGTIGDKGQGGTQGDKGMAGEKGTLGDKGTKGMKGETGYKGTKGMQGMKGIKGMKGSKGTVGDKGEKGGEGPPGSKGTQGDKGMDGEKGTQGDKGMPGMKGTQGDKGMKGMKGTQGDKGMKGETGYKGMKGMQGMKGVKGLKGTQGDKGMTGNKGTQGDKGTKGMKGETGYKGIKGMQGMKGVKGMKGSKGTYGDKGTDGDKGTMGDKGMTGMKGTQGDKGTDGDKGTYGDKGMTGMKGTQGDKGTQGDKGTSGDKGMTGNKGTTGDKGTLGDKGMTGGKGTQGDKGTKGMKGETGYKGMKGMQGMKGVKGMKGEKGTLGDKGTQGDKGTQGDKGMIGGKGTTGDKGEPGK; via the exons atgaaagaacaaagAAATGGATTACCATATAATTTTGGCAACTTCGAGAAGAAAAATGAGGAAA GGGTCAAGGGAACAGTAGGTGACAAGGGAACGACAGGCGACAAGGGAACACAAGGAGACAAAGGAACGACAGGAGATAAAGGAACACAAGGAGATAAAGGAATGACAGGTCTAAAAGGAACTCAAGGAGACAAAGGAACTAAAGGAATGAAAGGCGAGACAGGTTACAAAGGAATGAAAGGAATGCAAGGAATGAAAGGTATCAAAGGGATGAAAGGATCTAAAGGAACACAAGGCGATAAGGGAACGGATGGTGATAAAGGAATGACAGGATCCAAAGGGACGACTGGAGATAAAGGAACAGACGGCGACAAAGGCACTGATGGTGATAAAGGAATGACAGGACTAAAAGGAACACAAGGTGACAAAGGAACGACAGGAGACAAAGGCGCAACAG GAAACAAAGGAACACAAGGTGATAAGGGGACGAAAGGAATGAAAGGCGAGACGGGATATAAAGGCATGAAAGGAATGCAGGGAATGAAAGGCGTCAAAGGAATGAAGGGATCAAAAGGAACATATGGTGACAAAGGAACTGATGGCGATAAAGGAATGAAGGGAATGAAAGGCACTACTGGAGATAAAGGTGAAACAGGATTTAAAGGACCCGTAGGACCAAAGGGAACTATAGGCGACAAAGGAATGACCGGCATGAAAGGAACACAAGGAGACAAAGGAGCAAAGGGAATGAAGGGAGAGACGGGATATAAAGGAATGAAAGGAATGCAAGGAATGAAGGGAGTCAAAGGAATGAAAGGAGAGAAAGGAACATACGGTGATAAAGGAACTGATGGAGACAAAGGAACGCAAGGAGATAAAGGTGTAACTGGTCAAAAAGGAACAATTGGGGACAAAGGTGTCAAAGGAACACAAGGTGACAAAGGAGCAGATGGCACACCAGGAACACAAGGAGACAAAGGGATGACAGGGATGAAAGGAACACAAGGAGATAAAGGAACTAAAGGAATGAAAGGAGAGACAGGATATAAAGGTATGAAAGGAATGCAGGGAATGAAAGGTATTAAAGGAATGAAAGGAAGTAAAGGAACACAAGGCGACAAAGGAATGACAGGAGAAAAGGGAACAATTGGTGACAAAGGTCAAGGTGGCACTCAAGGCGACAAGGGAATGGCAGGGGAGAAAGGTACACTAGGAGATAAAGGAACTAAAGGAATGAAAGGAGAAACGGGATATAAAGGTACGAAAGGAATGCAAGGAATGAAAGGTATTAAAGGAATGAAAGGAAGTAAAGGCACAGTTGGGGACAAAGGTGAGAAAGGAGGAGAAGGACCACCAGGTTCCAAAGGAACCCAAGGTGACAAAGGAATGGATGGAGAAAAGGGAACACAAGGGGATAAAGGAATGCCAGGAATGAAGGGAACTCAAGGCGACAAGGGAATGAAAGGAATGAAGGGAACCCAAGGAGACAAAGGTATGAAAGGAGAAACAGGTTACAAAGGCATGAAAGGTATGCAAGGAATGAAGGGTGTCAAAGGACTGAAAGGAACACAAGGTGATAAGGGAATGACTGGAAATAAAGGAACACAAGGCGACAAGGGAACGAAAGGAATGAAAGGCGAGACAGGTTACAAAGGAATAAAAGGTATGCAGGGAATGAAAGGTGTTAAAGGGATGAAGGGATCAAAAGGAACatatggtgacaagggaactgATGGTGATAAAGGAACAATGGGAGACAAAGGAATGACAGGGATGAAAGGAACACAAGGAGATAAAGGAACAGATGGTGACAAAGGGACATACGGAGATAAAGGGATGACAGGAATGAAGGGAACGCAAGGAGACAAAGGAACACAAGGTGATAAGGGAACATCTGGTGATAAAGGAATGACAGGAAACAAAGGGACGACTGGGGACAAAGGCACACTAGGTGACAAAGGAATGACAGGAGGGAAAGGAACACAAGGAGACAAAGGAACCAAGGGAATGAAGGGAGAGACAGGTTACAAAGGAATGAAAGGAATGCAGGGAATGAAAGGTGTTAAAGGAATGAAGGGAGAAAAGGGAACTCTAGGGGACAAAGGAACACAAGGAGACAAAGGAACACAAGGTGATAAAGGAATGATCGGAGGTAAAGGCACCACCGGAGATAAAGGAGAACCTGGTAAGTAA
- the LOC134717830 gene encoding collagen alpha-2(IX) chain-like — translation MTYRYYSNIIKHYFIGAKGTLGDKGMIGPKGTQGDKGTQGDKGMVGQEGTQGDKGITGLKGTQGDKGTKGMKGETGYKGMKGMQGMKGVKGMKGSKGTQGDKGMTGGKGTQGDKGTTGDKGTLGDKGMTGGKGTQGDKGTKGIKGESGFKGIKGMQGMKGVKGMKGEKGTNGDKGMIGQPGTQGDKGTKGMKGETGYKGMKGMQGMKGVKGMKGSKGTQGDKGMTGGKGTHGDKGTTGDKGTLGDKGMTGGKGTQGDKGITGQKGTQGDKGLTGMKGTQGDKGTQGDKGMIGQDGPKGDKGMPGLKGTQGDKGTKGMKGETGYKGMKGMQGMKGVKGMKGSKGTDGDKGTVGDKGTQGDKGGKGTPGSKGTQGDKGTQGDKGLYRYLIDIDCTISLNVYLPIIPIF, via the coding sequence ATGACATACAGATATTATTCTAACATCATTAAACATTATTTCATAGGGGCTAAAGGGACACTAGGAGATAAAGGAATGATAGGACCAAAAGGAACACAAGGGGATAAAGGAACACAGGGAGACAAAGGAATGGTTGGACAGGAAGGAACACAAGGTGACAAAGGAATAACAGGTCTAAAAGGAACTCAAGGAGACAAAGGAACCAAAGGAATGAAAGGAGAGACAGGTTACAAAGGAATGAAAGGAATGCAGGGAATGAAAGGTGTCAAAGGGATGAAAGGATCCAAAGGAACACAAGGAGACAAAGGTATGACAGGAGGAAAAGGAACACAAGGAGATAAGGGAACGACGGGAGATAAAGGCACACTAGGTGACAAAGGAATGACAGGAGGGAAAGGAACACAAGGAGACAAAGGAACCAAGGGAATAAAGGGAGAGTCAGGATTCAAAGGAATAAAAGGAATGCAGGGAATGAAAGGCGTCAAAGGAATGAAAGGAGAAAAAGGAACAAATGGAGACAAGGGAATGATTGGTCAACCAGGAACACAAGGTGACAAAGGAACTAAAGGAATGAAAGGCGAAACAGGTTACAAAGGAATGAAAGGAATGCAGGGAATGAAAGGCGTCAAAGGTATGAAAGGGTCTAAAGGAACACAAGGAGACAAAGGTATGACAGGAGGAAAAGGAACACACGGAGATAAGGGAACGACGGGAGATAAAGGCACACTAGGTGACAAAGGAATGACAGGAGGGAAGGGAACACAAGGAGATAAAGGCATAACTGGACAGAAAGGAACACAGGGAGATAAAGGACTGACAGGAATGAAAGGAACACAAGGGGATAAAGGAACACAAGGAGACAAAGGCATGATAGGACAAGATGGACCAAAAGGAGACAAAGGAATGCCAGGTCTTAAAGGAACTCAAGGAGACAAAGGAACAAAAGGAATGAAAGGAGAGACAGGTTACAAAGGAATGAAAGGAATGCAGGGAATGAAAGGTGTTAAAGGAATGAAAGGGTCTAAAGGAACAGATGGAGATAAAGGAACTGTAGGTGACAAGGGAACACAAGGAGATAAAGGTGGAAAGGGGACACCTGGTTCGAAAGGAACGCAAGGGGATAAAGGAACACAAGGAGATAAAGGTTTGTACAGATATCTAATTGACATTGATTGTACAATATCCTTAAACGTTTATTTACCAATAATTCCAattttttaa